In Kordia antarctica, the following proteins share a genomic window:
- a CDS encoding HEPN domain-containing protein, whose translation MQSFRTEIENPIVEKDILELEQKIREFKEGKVDEEKFRSLRLARGVYGQRQHGVQMIRIKLPYGKVSSAQLHRIADVSDEYSRGRLHITTRQDIQIHHVSLDRTPELWAQLEKDDITLREACGNTVRNVTASETAGIDVDEPFDVSAYADATFKFFLRNPISQEMGRKFKISFSGTDADTALAFIHDLGFIAKIQDGVRGFKVLLGGGLGSQPRHADVLYEFLETEKIIPLIESVLRVFDRYGERAKRGKARMKFLVKDVGLEAFTELIEVEQKALSNTKVVIETIAFEVAPKFQTDSVETIVLEDETAYQAWKVTNVIQQKQKGLFAIGIRVPLGDFYTDKARLLADLIKKYAADELRFTLRQNILIRHVREALLPFFYQELKKLGFAQTGYNKLVDITACPGTDTCNLGISSSTGIARELEKVIAAEYQEFITTKDITIKISGCMNACGQHNMAEIGFQGMTINSGKLVAPALQVLLGGGTLGNGQGRFSDKVLKIPSKRGPEALRQILNDFKANEQQNESFLAYYERQGKAYFYTLLKALSDSSELTEDDFIDWGNEKPYVKAVGIGECAGVVIDLIETLLLESQEKIENASAAFANESYSDSIYHAYAAILNSAKALLLSVAQKTNSHATIINQFDEVFVETKKIVLPDSFATFIYQIQKNEPTKAFAKSYLVDANWFLQQLKTYRKEELTHA comes from the coding sequence ATGCAAAGCTTTAGAACAGAAATAGAAAACCCGATTGTTGAAAAAGACATTCTCGAATTAGAACAAAAAATCCGTGAATTCAAAGAAGGGAAAGTAGACGAAGAAAAATTCAGAAGCCTACGATTGGCGCGCGGTGTTTACGGACAACGGCAACATGGCGTACAAATGATTCGCATAAAACTTCCGTACGGAAAAGTTTCAAGTGCGCAGTTGCATAGAATTGCAGATGTGTCTGACGAATATTCCAGAGGCAGACTTCATATTACAACACGACAAGACATTCAAATTCATCATGTAAGTCTAGATCGCACACCAGAACTTTGGGCACAACTCGAAAAAGATGATATTACATTGCGAGAAGCCTGCGGAAATACCGTAAGAAATGTTACCGCAAGTGAAACCGCAGGAATTGACGTTGATGAACCTTTTGATGTTTCTGCGTATGCAGATGCAACTTTCAAATTCTTTTTGAGAAATCCGATCTCCCAAGAAATGGGAAGAAAGTTTAAAATTTCCTTTTCAGGAACTGACGCAGATACGGCTTTGGCATTCATTCACGATTTGGGTTTCATTGCTAAAATTCAAGATGGAGTTCGTGGTTTCAAAGTACTATTAGGCGGCGGATTGGGTTCGCAACCAAGACATGCAGATGTATTATATGAATTTTTGGAAACAGAAAAAATCATTCCGCTGATAGAAAGTGTTTTACGCGTATTCGATCGCTATGGAGAACGTGCTAAAAGAGGAAAAGCACGCATGAAATTTTTAGTGAAAGATGTCGGATTAGAAGCGTTTACAGAACTAATTGAAGTAGAACAAAAAGCATTATCAAATACCAAAGTAGTAATTGAAACCATTGCATTTGAAGTCGCACCAAAATTTCAAACAGATTCCGTTGAAACCATCGTGCTTGAAGATGAAACTGCTTACCAAGCATGGAAAGTAACAAATGTTATTCAACAGAAACAAAAAGGATTATTTGCGATCGGAATTCGAGTGCCTTTAGGAGATTTTTATACTGATAAAGCTCGATTACTTGCAGATTTAATCAAAAAATACGCAGCAGACGAATTGCGATTTACGTTGCGTCAAAACATACTTATTCGTCATGTTAGAGAAGCATTGCTGCCTTTCTTCTATCAAGAATTAAAAAAACTAGGATTTGCACAAACTGGTTACAATAAACTAGTAGATATCACAGCGTGTCCAGGAACAGATACGTGCAATTTAGGAATTTCTAGTAGTACAGGAATTGCAAGAGAATTGGAGAAAGTAATTGCGGCAGAATATCAAGAATTCATCACCACAAAAGACATTACCATTAAAATAAGTGGTTGTATGAATGCCTGCGGACAACATAATATGGCGGAAATAGGTTTTCAAGGAATGACTATAAATTCAGGAAAATTAGTTGCGCCAGCTTTGCAAGTACTTTTAGGCGGCGGAACATTAGGAAATGGACAAGGTCGTTTTTCAGATAAAGTATTAAAAATACCTAGCAAGCGTGGACCTGAAGCATTGCGTCAAATTTTAAATGATTTTAAAGCAAATGAACAACAAAATGAATCTTTTTTAGCGTATTACGAACGGCAAGGAAAAGCCTATTTCTATACATTGTTGAAAGCATTATCAGATAGTTCGGAACTTACAGAAGATGATTTTATCGATTGGGGAAATGAAAAACCATACGTAAAAGCAGTTGGTATTGGAGAATGTGCTGGCGTTGTCATCGATTTAATAGAAACATTACTATTAGAAAGTCAAGAAAAAATAGAAAATGCGTCGGCTGCATTCGCCAATGAATCCTACAGTGATAGTATTTATCATGCGTATGCTGCCATTTTAAATTCGGCGAAAGCCTTATTACTTTCGGTAGCTCAAAAAACAAATTCGCATGCAACTATTATCAATCAATTTGATGAAGTGTTTGTGGAAACTAAAAAAATAGTATTGCCAGATTCGTTTGCAACATTCATATATCAAATCCAAAAAAATGAACCTACTAAAGCCTTTGCCAAAAGTTATTTGGTAGATGCAAACTGGTTTTTACAACAACTAAAAACGTACAGAAAGGAGGAATTGACACATGCATAA
- the cobA gene encoding uroporphyrinogen-III C-methyltransferase: MHNPKLTVLGAGPGDPELITLKGVKVLQVANVVLYDALVNRELLVHAPNATHIFVGKRKGFHKYTQDEINTLIVENATNYGHVVRLKGGDPFIFGRGAEEIQYAKQHGLETAIVSGITSAIAVPAHVGIPLTKRGISESFWVITGTTSERKLSLDVTLAAQSTATVVILMGMSKLSEIVTLFKLEGKHKTPVGIIQNGTTTHEKSVFGTVDSIIEKVKANNIATPAIIVIGEVVNEASAQLNEYQNINKSPLPLREVI, encoded by the coding sequence ATGCATAATCCAAAATTAACAGTTTTAGGCGCAGGACCAGGCGATCCTGAACTCATTACACTAAAAGGTGTAAAAGTATTACAAGTCGCAAATGTGGTTTTATACGATGCTTTGGTAAACAGAGAATTGCTTGTACATGCGCCTAATGCAACGCACATTTTTGTAGGTAAACGCAAAGGATTTCATAAATATACACAAGATGAAATCAATACACTTATTGTAGAGAATGCAACTAATTACGGACATGTAGTTCGTTTAAAAGGTGGCGATCCATTCATTTTTGGTCGTGGAGCAGAAGAAATCCAATATGCAAAACAACACGGGTTAGAAACGGCAATAGTATCTGGAATTACCTCTGCAATTGCGGTTCCTGCACACGTAGGAATTCCGTTGACAAAACGTGGAATTTCTGAAAGTTTTTGGGTAATTACAGGAACAACTTCTGAGCGAAAACTTTCGTTAGATGTGACGCTGGCAGCACAATCTACAGCAACGGTTGTCATTTTGATGGGCATGAGTAAACTCTCTGAAATCGTAACGCTTTTCAAATTAGAAGGAAAACATAAAACTCCTGTCGGAATCATTCAGAACGGAACAACAACCCATGAAAAATCAGTTTTTGGAACGGTAGATTCTATTATTGAAAAAGTAAAAGCGAACAATATTGCAACTCCCGCAATCATTGTAATTGGAGAAGTTGTGAATGAAGCTTCGGCGCAACTAAATGAATATCAAAACATTAATAAAAGTCCTTTACCTCTTAGAGAAGTTATATAA
- a CDS encoding precorrin-2 dehydrogenase/sirohydrochlorin ferrochelatase family protein codes for MEKNELYPIFLKVHQLNVLIVGGGNVGLEKLSFLLKSSPNANVSLVAPFIREEIRTLAIAHKTVTLIEEVYVKDHLDEKHMVIAATDDQLVNLNIFLEAKRRNLLVNLADQPEYCDFYLGGIVTKGNVKIAISTNGKSPTTAKRLRQFFEEVIPESIDELVQNLHTYRKRLKGDFEEKVDTLNELTETLLNDNS; via the coding sequence ATGGAAAAGAATGAATTATATCCAATATTTTTAAAAGTGCATCAACTCAATGTCTTAATTGTCGGAGGTGGAAATGTAGGTTTAGAAAAGTTAAGCTTTTTACTCAAATCGAGTCCAAATGCAAACGTATCATTAGTAGCACCTTTTATAAGAGAAGAAATCAGAACATTAGCAATTGCGCACAAAACCGTAACACTGATAGAAGAAGTATATGTCAAAGATCATTTAGATGAAAAACATATGGTAATTGCGGCTACAGATGATCAGCTCGTAAACTTGAACATATTTTTAGAAGCAAAGCGACGAAATCTTTTGGTAAACTTGGCAGATCAACCAGAATACTGCGATTTCTATTTAGGCGGAATTGTAACGAAAGGAAATGTAAAAATTGCAATTTCTACCAATGGAAAATCACCAACCACGGCAAAACGTTTGCGACAATTCTTTGAAGAAGTTATTCCAGAAAGTATCGATGAACTTGTTCAAAATTTACATACCTATCGGAAACGGTTAAAAGGCGATTTTGAAGAAAAAGTAGATACGTTAAATGAACTCACAGAAACCTTGTTGAATGATAATTCATAA
- a CDS encoding NAD(P)/FAD-dependent oxidoreductase: MIQTDILIVGAGPTGLFTVFEAGLLKLKTHLIDALPQPGGQCSEIYPKKPIYDIPGFPEILAGDLVKNLVKQIAPFEPGFTLGERAETLERLEDDTFVVTTNKGTKHAAPIVVIAGGLGSFEPRKPPIKGIENYEDKGVEYIIRDPEIYRNKKVVIAGGGDSALDWVIFLANVASEITLVHRRNEFRGALDSVEKVQELKNLGKVNLITPAEITELHGEGQLSGVTITKKGEESILLEVDHFIPLFGLSPKLGPIGNWGLEIEKNAIKVDNSYDYQTNIPGVYAIGDVNTYKGKLKLILSGFHEAAIMCQSAYQRINPGKKYVMKYTTVSGVEGFDGSKKEAKKEIVQTIY, encoded by the coding sequence ATGATACAAACAGACATACTAATTGTCGGCGCAGGACCAACAGGGCTTTTTACAGTTTTTGAAGCAGGATTATTAAAACTAAAAACACACTTAATAGATGCGTTGCCACAGCCAGGCGGACAATGTTCAGAAATATATCCTAAGAAGCCAATCTATGATATTCCTGGGTTTCCTGAGATCTTAGCAGGCGATTTAGTAAAAAATTTAGTAAAGCAAATTGCACCTTTTGAACCCGGATTTACCTTAGGAGAACGCGCAGAAACGTTAGAACGTTTAGAAGATGATACGTTTGTTGTAACCACAAATAAAGGAACAAAACATGCCGCGCCAATAGTTGTGATTGCTGGCGGATTGGGTTCTTTTGAGCCAAGAAAACCACCAATTAAAGGAATTGAAAACTATGAAGATAAAGGTGTTGAATATATTATTCGCGATCCTGAAATCTATCGAAATAAAAAAGTAGTCATTGCTGGCGGCGGCGATTCTGCATTGGATTGGGTTATTTTTTTAGCGAATGTTGCCTCAGAAATAACACTAGTACATCGAAGAAATGAATTTCGTGGCGCGTTAGATTCTGTAGAAAAAGTACAAGAGTTGAAAAATCTTGGAAAAGTCAATCTCATAACACCTGCAGAAATCACAGAATTGCATGGAGAAGGGCAACTTTCAGGTGTAACGATCACTAAAAAAGGAGAAGAGTCAATTCTGTTGGAAGTAGATCATTTCATTCCATTATTTGGACTCTCTCCAAAACTCGGTCCAATAGGAAATTGGGGATTAGAAATTGAAAAAAACGCAATTAAGGTAGACAATTCATACGATTATCAAACCAATATTCCGGGCGTATATGCTATTGGCGATGTAAACACATATAAAGGAAAATTAAAACTCATTTTATCAGGGTTCCATGAAGCTGCGATTATGTGTCAAAGTGCGTATCAACGAATCAATCCGGGGAAAAAATATGTAATGAAGTATACAACAGTTTCAGGTGTAGAAGGATTTGACGGATCTAAAAAAGAAGCTAAAAAAGAAATTGTACAGACTATCTATTAA
- a CDS encoding Ig-like domain-containing protein yields the protein MRIPLSLIFFFLFIFCVDAFTLHAEICKNSSFNHELVISSTNDSYLIPVNNSCMSAKNLSVSTLNIYKISTSVDTENSTQIATTVSCNGFTGNADDDVRHSFMATASSHEMTTTTLAGVCLPTTDTPDVLYIDEVRFLGTLQDVTNTGTSYTSGYQDFTGLTTPSRQVAGGGVNVLVEANLKCRFKAWIDWNKDDVFDIATEEVYDTDGVSTTTTFGFIIPLVIAPGDYKIRIRNYTGYNYSLSSYSTVYDFNSCENFVDTGSSIDQYGEAEDYLFTVEPLCDAVIDNVTGGETCGTGSVNLSVDATGIPLIGDYRWYDAETGGNLVAVTLTGNWATPAISNTTTYYVTVFNGICETWVREPVIAKFNPVPLLTVTPGPSDRIVCGENDMLEIAAAGNIDDVYLINEDFESGTLGAFDNIAINDNGLIINTLTAWQNQSSIFIPTQQVWFPSISSGLGSNQFVLSNSDVGLYTTNNALQSITSYDTTNFVDLTLSFDCYYSHHLLDGIGGTDDYLAIEVSTDGTNWTAITANITSDVGIGTRFQNLSYDLSTYINEPTLSVRIRFYAVWSDGVAVDNIKLFGDKDITAVNWTTTPTGIVNLFIDTTNDGIGDTPYTSGAYKKVYAMPTLAQLEEASYSFTIDANLANGCGVVSYDFNIINRTRIFDSSIDNWGVASNWAQELVPTSDDCVIIKENGLALDTRVPASEIGLAKNLTIKNGGHLEMESLSALTVTDWIRVESGGSLNINDSANLVQITDVTSNNNSGDINMHRTVSGVNDLDYVYWSTAVEGFDVTNISPGTQPYLIYQWNPTVSGNGIGNYGEWQNASGAMELGNGYIIRGISGTSEANTAEFVGRPNNGIINTTVTRGTYAGVDYPGPGDTEVTALDDNWNLVGNPYPSAISADAFIVRNAAIITDNTSPATITGTVYLWRHLSVPSDAYADPFYNNYLYNYNEKDYIQYNSTGSNPFGFNGYIAAGQAFFVLMDDAAPTTSTIEFNNSMRDATYSNSQFYRLDGYVNTEQPENVETTNTIEKHRIWLDIITSDNTASSTLIGYLTGATNNKDRLYDGDNLSEALTHMYSLVDDEKLAIQGRALPFQDTDKVPLGVNIGENGNYSIAINALDGLFENTNQAIYLEDLYTNTIHDLRVLPYSFYSEKGIFEDRFVLKYTDNSILAVSEFEVNTGIIIATNNNQIKVHSQNSQIEGISVYNILGKRLVDLKDVHQDTYNIINLKQTYSALIVKVILRNGKQKIQKVIY from the coding sequence ATGCGAATACCTCTATCCCTAATTTTTTTCTTTTTATTTATTTTTTGTGTCGATGCTTTTACCTTACACGCTGAAATATGCAAAAATAGTAGTTTTAATCATGAATTAGTCATTAGTAGTACGAATGATTCCTATCTGATTCCTGTAAATAATAGTTGCATGAGTGCTAAAAATCTGTCGGTCAGCACTTTAAATATTTATAAAATAAGTACTTCTGTAGATACAGAAAATTCAACACAAATTGCTACTACTGTAAGTTGTAATGGATTTACAGGGAATGCAGATGACGATGTGCGGCATAGTTTTATGGCAACGGCTTCAAGTCATGAGATGACAACGACAACTCTTGCTGGTGTCTGTCTACCAACAACAGATACACCAGATGTACTATACATTGATGAGGTTCGTTTTTTAGGAACTTTACAAGATGTCACAAATACGGGAACAAGTTATACAAGCGGATATCAAGATTTTACAGGATTAACAACACCTTCTAGGCAAGTTGCAGGTGGAGGTGTTAATGTATTAGTGGAGGCAAATCTTAAATGCAGATTTAAAGCTTGGATAGATTGGAATAAAGATGATGTATTTGACATTGCTACAGAAGAAGTATATGATACCGATGGAGTTTCAACGACAACTACGTTTGGGTTTATCATTCCATTAGTCATTGCGCCTGGTGATTACAAAATTCGAATTCGAAATTATACAGGATATAATTATTCTTTATCAAGTTATAGTACAGTATATGATTTCAATTCATGTGAAAATTTTGTAGATACTGGTTCTTCCATAGATCAATATGGAGAAGCGGAAGACTATCTATTTACGGTGGAGCCTTTATGTGATGCAGTCATTGATAATGTCACCGGAGGAGAAACGTGTGGTACTGGAAGTGTAAATTTATCCGTAGATGCTACGGGTATACCATTAATAGGCGATTATAGATGGTATGACGCAGAAACAGGAGGAAACTTAGTAGCGGTAACACTCACAGGGAATTGGGCAACACCAGCAATTTCAAATACCACAACATACTATGTAACTGTTTTTAATGGAATATGTGAAACTTGGGTGCGTGAGCCAGTGATAGCAAAATTTAACCCTGTGCCTTTGTTGACGGTAACTCCTGGTCCTTCTGATAGAATTGTCTGTGGAGAAAATGATATGTTGGAAATAGCAGCTGCAGGAAACATTGACGATGTATATTTAATTAATGAAGACTTTGAATCTGGAACACTAGGAGCATTCGATAACATTGCTATAAATGATAATGGTCTTATCATCAATACGCTAACCGCATGGCAAAATCAATCAAGTATATTTATTCCAACGCAACAAGTGTGGTTTCCTTCCATTTCATCAGGATTGGGTAGCAATCAATTCGTTTTAAGTAACTCAGATGTAGGATTATATACAACAAACAACGCTTTGCAATCAATCACTTCATATGATACCACTAACTTTGTAGACCTTACATTAAGTTTTGATTGTTACTACTCACATCACTTATTAGATGGAATTGGTGGCACAGACGATTACTTAGCTATTGAAGTTTCTACGGATGGAACCAATTGGACAGCTATCACAGCAAATATCACTTCAGATGTAGGAATTGGCACAAGATTTCAAAATCTCTCATATGATCTCTCAACATACATTAATGAACCAACATTAAGTGTGCGTATTCGCTTTTATGCCGTTTGGTCGGATGGCGTGGCAGTTGACAATATAAAACTATTTGGAGACAAAGATATCACTGCCGTAAACTGGACAACGACGCCTACCGGAATTGTAAACTTATTTATTGATACTACAAATGATGGAATAGGTGACACACCTTACACTTCGGGTGCTTATAAAAAGGTATATGCAATGCCAACATTGGCACAACTAGAAGAAGCTTCCTATTCGTTTACTATAGATGCAAATCTTGCAAACGGATGTGGCGTCGTTAGCTATGACTTCAATATTATAAATAGAACAAGAATATTTGATAGTAGTATTGATAATTGGGGCGTAGCATCAAACTGGGCGCAAGAATTAGTGCCTACTTCGGATGATTGTGTCATCATAAAAGAGAACGGATTAGCGCTTGACACTAGAGTGCCTGCTTCAGAAATAGGATTGGCAAAAAATCTAACCATAAAAAATGGAGGACACTTAGAAATGGAATCGTTGTCGGCATTGACTGTAACTGATTGGATTAGAGTGGAATCAGGCGGAAGTCTTAATATAAACGATAGTGCCAACCTAGTTCAAATAACGGATGTTACGTCCAATAACAATTCGGGAGACATTAATATGCATCGTACGGTTTCAGGAGTAAATGATTTAGATTATGTATACTGGTCAACTGCGGTGGAAGGTTTTGATGTGACAAATATCTCACCAGGAACACAACCATATCTAATCTATCAATGGAATCCTACGGTAAGTGGAAACGGAATTGGAAATTATGGCGAATGGCAAAATGCGTCAGGCGCGATGGAACTCGGAAATGGATACATAATTCGTGGAATTTCAGGAACAAGTGAAGCAAACACCGCAGAATTTGTTGGGCGACCAAACAATGGAATTATCAATACAACGGTAACAAGAGGAACCTATGCAGGTGTTGACTATCCTGGACCTGGAGATACTGAAGTAACTGCATTAGATGATAATTGGAACTTAGTTGGAAACCCGTATCCTTCAGCAATATCTGCGGATGCGTTTATCGTAAGAAATGCAGCTATCATCACTGATAATACAAGTCCTGCAACAATAACTGGAACAGTATATTTATGGAGACACTTAAGCGTGCCTAGCGATGCGTACGCAGATCCGTTTTACAATAACTATCTGTATAATTACAATGAAAAAGATTACATTCAATACAATAGTACAGGTTCCAATCCTTTTGGATTCAATGGTTACATTGCGGCAGGACAAGCATTCTTTGTGCTTATGGATGATGCGGCACCAACCACTTCTACCATAGAATTCAATAATTCGATGCGAGATGCTACATACAGCAACAGTCAATTTTACAGACTTGATGGCTATGTAAATACGGAACAACCAGAAAATGTAGAGACGACAAATACGATAGAAAAACACAGAATATGGCTGGATATCATCACTTCAGACAATACAGCATCATCAACATTAATTGGCTATCTTACAGGTGCCACCAATAACAAAGATAGACTCTATGATGGTGATAATCTAAGTGAAGCACTAACACACATGTATTCACTTGTCGATGACGAAAAACTGGCAATTCAAGGAAGGGCGTTGCCATTTCAAGATACTGATAAAGTCCCTTTGGGTGTCAATATAGGGGAGAATGGAAACTATTCGATTGCCATAAATGCACTCGATGGATTATTTGAAAATACCAATCAAGCAATTTATTTGGAAGATTTATATACAAATACAATTCATGACTTACGTGTATTACCATACAGTTTCTATTCAGAAAAGGGCATCTTTGAAGATCGTTTTGTGCTAAAATATACTGATAATAGCATCTTAGCCGTGAGCGAATTTGAAGTAAATACAGGAATTATAATAGCAACAAACAACAATCAAATAAAAGTACATTCACAAAACAGTCAAATAGAAGGCATATCAGTATATAACATTCTCGGGAAACGATTGGTCGATCTAAAAGATGTACACCAAGATACGTACAACATCATCAATCTAAAACAAACATACAGTGCACTCATTGTAAAAGTGATACTGCGCAACGGGAAGCAAAAAATACAAAAAGTCATTTACTAA